Proteins from a genomic interval of Coccinella septempunctata chromosome 2, icCocSept1.1, whole genome shotgun sequence:
- the LOC123307770 gene encoding uncharacterized protein LOC123307770: MNCAKVDDKTIFSTPQPFATSTEMRKRLRPKESDNLINLTKTEDSDESMGLISIKSDNIGPYIEDIQLKDSSKDIKNYAREQRELASKMLQRRESKVLGLPTRPPRLSDLSSGSHFALSDGGSTISESDLLGHNSSSTPRPSISGSTLDIAGTLSRMSLELKDPTMSLSTALNRMQEEYEKIQKSISIQSDMFKSSEEAEKLLLAGEASWRKEKELPAQKVDFSMNNFDSSEISSISAYFKQRTEDLSDIIPSKPGRSSEIRDTLQNFRKSSVMSLPSSISVGDITASSDGDLGYALSECDLDEVPVRSEHEEPNAPKESLSISRIAEILQKSDETPTKVLNYLLKHCPGGSKVNDKKQMDLAMPDVKITTPCNMMPSVCEKTDQDSGNFDPSTLTPNKENYDCINTPQQSSLGKMSGISKSLTSLRSTSSLSNLPGGKLPIETTHCELVWGCVKAGKSETKQFTLRNKSASKVQIQCSISSPVFRIMQDRAEDSSNCIKILLRAHETKSISVIFNPLSEGAAADEIVFSPCNMNLQQTKKQSIKLFGYGGSGSIEFKNKILKDSSGRHWLSLGNILGQSVVQESITVINRGSLPSFAFLDYISKDLAFSKISVHPRTLILEPFEERRVDISLKLNREDMKHLHNNFSNPAFEIGTVKIISGTEATRGRIKRLCKLVKDRNLEMDCLGERLMQDIQGEAIPIDVVKCRESITSLKTLLLGLTQKEVVLIVEKDLDSTLVPALNDDTSMFQSLYQDSTFTEESVKNSCKLEPALVILNPPSKCKDILFLTSDSDSTLSFNIEVPEGIKAHVLSGTLKPQSTVIIQLEIDGGAEVPKSSKVSVNVEGEIFSSTVKVRYI, encoded by the exons ATGAATTGTGCGAAAGTTGATGATAAAACCATTTTTTCTACTCCTCAACCTTTTGCTACGTCGACGGAGATGAGAAAAAGACTTCGACCAAAGGAAAGCGATAATTTGATAAACTTAACTAAGACAGAAGATTCTGATGAATCTATGGGATTGATTTCAATAAAGAGTGACAATATCGGCCCATATATTGAGGATATCCAATTGAAAGATTCTAGCAAAGATATTAAGAATTATGCGAGGGAACAGCGGGAACTAGCTAGTAAAATGCTGCAGAGAAGAGAATCAAAAGTTCTAGGTTTGCCTACCAGACCACCTAGACTATCAGATCTTTCCAGTGGCTCACATTTTGCTTTGTCTGATGGCGGTAGTActataagtgagagtgacttaTTGGGCCATAATTCAAGTTCAACGCCTAGACCATCTATTTCAGGTAGTACATTGGACATTGCTGGAACTTTGTCACGTATGAGTTTGGAATTGA AGGACCCAACTATGAGTTTATCAACAGCTTTGAATAGGATGCAAGAAGAATATGAGAAGATACAAAAATCAATATCAATCCAGAGTGATATGTTCAAATCTTCTGAAGAAGCTGAAAAACTGTTGCTTGCAGGTGAAGCGTCATGGAGGAAGGAGAAAGAATTACCAGCACAAAAGGTAGATTTTTCTATGAACAACTTTGATAGTTctgaaatttcatcaattagTGCATATTTCAAACAAAGAACAGAGGATCTCTCTGACATTATACCATCCAAACCTGGGAGGAGTTCAGAAATTCGTGATACTCTACAGAATTTCAGGAAAAGTTCTGTAATGAGTTTGCCTTCAAGTATATCTGTAGGAGATATAACTGCATCTTCTGATGGAGATCTAGGCTATGCTTTATCTGAATGTGACCTTGATGAAGTGCCTGTTAGAAGTGAACATGAAGAGCCTAATGCACCAAAAGAGAGCCTGAGCATTTCAAGAATTGCTGAGATTTTGCAAAAATCAGATGAAACTCCAACAAAAGTATTGAACTATCTATTGAAACATTGTCCAGGAGGAAGTAAAGTCAATGATAAAAAACAAATGGATCTTGCCATGCCTGATGTCAAAATTACAACACCTTGTAACATGATGCCTTCTGTATGTGAAAAAACAGACCAAGATAGTGGCAACTTCGATCCAAGTACACTTACTccgaataaagaaaattacgACTGTATCAACACCCCCCAACAGTCTTCGTTAGGTAAAATGTCTGGTATCTCCAAATCTCTCACATCCCTAAGAAGTACCAGTAGTTTGAGTAATCTGCCGGGTGGCAAGCTCCCGATAGAAACGACACATTGCGAACTTGTTTGGGGATGTGTCAAGGCAGGTAAAAGCGAAACTAAGCAATTTACCTTACGAAACAAATCCGCTAGTAAAGTACAAATACAATGTAGTATATCAAGTCCGGTATTCCGAATTATGCAGGATCGTGCTGAAGATTCATCAAACTGCATCAAAATCCTACTTCGGGCACATGAGACCAAGTCTATATCTGTGATTTTCAATCCTCTAAGTGAAGGCGCAGCTGCTGATGAAATCGTCTTTTCACCGTGTAATATGAATTTGCAACAAACTAAGAAACAATCTATCAAGTTGTTTGGTTACGGAGGATCAGGATCTatagaattcaaaaataagatattGAAAGATAGCTCAGGGAGACACTGGTTGAGTTTGGGTAATATCCTGGGGCAATCAGTTGTTCAAGAAAGTATAACTGTGATAAATCGAGGAAGTTTGCCATCATTCGCTTTCCTGGATTATATATCGAAGGACCTTGCCTTCTCTAAAATATCTGTCCATCCTCGTACCTTGATTTTAGAACCGTTTGAAGAAAGGAGGGTAGATATCAGCTTGAAATTGAACAGGGAAGATATGAAACATCtgcataacaatttttcaaatcctGCTTTCGAAATCGGCACGGTGAAGATCATATCGGGGACAGAAGCCACCAGGGGAAGAATCAAACGACTGTGCAAACTTGTCAAGGACAGAAACCTAGAGATGGATTGCTTAGGAGAAAGGTTAATGCAGGACATTCAAGGAGAGGCCATACCAATCGACGTCGTCAAGTGCAGAGAATCGATAACCAGCCTTAAAACACTTCTTTTGGGACTCACACAAAAGGAAGTTGTTCTGATAGTAGAAAAAGATCTAGATTCAACTCTAGTGCCGGCGTTGAATGACGATACTTCCATGTTTCAAAGTTTATACCAAGATAGCACTTTCACAGAAGAATCTGTTAAGAACAGCTGCAAGTTAGAACCTGCTCTTGTGATTCTCAATCCTCCATCCAAATGTAAAGACATTTTATTCTTAACTTCAGATAGTGATTCCACTTTATCGTTCAACATTGAGGTACCCGAAGGAATTAAAGCTCATGTTTTGTCTGGAACCTTAAAGCCTCAATCCACTGTGATAATTCAGTTAGAAATTGATGGTGGCGCTGAAGTTCCAAAGTCGTCAAAAGTATCTGTTAATGTTGAGGGCGAAATTTTCAGTAGTACTGTAAAAGTAAGATATATTTAA